The following DNA comes from Rosa rugosa chromosome 5, drRosRugo1.1, whole genome shotgun sequence.
tctcttcgTCACTCTCTATTAATGGTGCTCCGGCCATGAACCTGTCTGTAGTGAGCAATTTGATGGCGGATCTCTCATCAAAACACCATCTGTCATCAAAATATATCTCGATTAGGGCTCGACTGTACTCATCCATAACTGCAATCATCGATTAAGATTATACCCATCTGTACAATCGCTTAAGATTTCGATCTATTCATGGGTTCTTCGTACTGGGGAAAAGATAGAAGAAAAATGGGTTTCAATCTAGACATCGAAATACCGAAGTTGAAACTAGGGTTCCATTTGTGGGTTcttcgatttggggatttggggGTTTCTCGGCGATTCTTGGTGAGTTTAATTTCGATTTGTTTTGGTGAAAAACTgtgttttgtttggttttaatCTCAATTATAACCACATTTTGTTGGTTATTCATCAGCTTAGTAGCTTCAAAATCTCATCTTGCTTTGCTCATTTGCTTTCATTGAAAGAAAGAATCTTACTTTGTTCTATGCCCAGCTAGTTTGCCTTATTTGCAGAGAATCTGCAGCAGACCAT
Coding sequences within:
- the LOC133708013 gene encoding uncharacterized protein LOC133708013 isoform X2 produces the protein MGSSYWGKDRRKMGFNLDIEIPKLKLGFHLWVLRFGDLGVSRRFLFALFAENLQQTIFSNHSKASASLLSTIGNRVRLATHANFKDFVLTVGLEFFPLGGDPKFLPNAYQ